Proteins co-encoded in one Bremerella sp. TYQ1 genomic window:
- a CDS encoding DUF1501 domain-containing protein, with translation MYHQNITRREALCGLGASLGSVAFSTILAGNSAASTISDSPLAPKKPMHTARAKNVIMLFMEGGPGHMDTFDPKPELSKRHKQESKLTGGLEKGFKFFVGSPFKFRQVGDNGISMCDQWEHLADPFVVNELCNYRGCQAESLNHPEALYHMNTGSRLGGDPALGAWATYGLGTENQNLPGYVVMTELALPQGGPGNWSNGFLPPNYQGTRLRPEGSPILDLAPPSFKTREHQRRALNELAVLNSNYQQSLSDDDKRLLARMESYELAFRMQSEVPDVIDLAGETTATHQMYGLDQPETKAFGRQCLMARRLVEKGVRFVQVFSGGWDSHDYLERGHTSRIKSVDKPIAALIRDLKQRGLLEDTLVIWTGEFGRTPDNNKRGGVYSLGRGHNNQAMTMLMAGGGVRPGVVGATDELGRSAVECVHPIRDLHVTLLHLLGLDDNKLTYFHGGRFKQLSQFGGQLIPELIS, from the coding sequence ATGTATCATCAAAATATCACACGCCGCGAGGCTCTTTGCGGGTTGGGTGCTTCGCTAGGAAGCGTTGCTTTTTCAACGATATTGGCTGGCAACTCGGCGGCATCGACCATTTCGGACTCACCGCTCGCACCTAAAAAGCCCATGCATACGGCTCGCGCGAAGAACGTGATCATGTTGTTCATGGAAGGTGGGCCTGGTCACATGGACACCTTCGATCCTAAGCCGGAGCTAAGCAAACGTCACAAACAAGAATCAAAGCTGACCGGCGGCTTGGAGAAAGGCTTTAAGTTTTTCGTCGGTAGCCCCTTCAAGTTCCGACAAGTTGGCGACAATGGAATCTCCATGTGCGATCAGTGGGAGCACTTGGCCGACCCATTCGTCGTGAACGAGCTTTGCAATTACCGCGGATGCCAGGCCGAATCGCTCAATCACCCCGAAGCTCTTTATCACATGAACACCGGCAGCCGCCTCGGTGGAGATCCTGCGCTCGGGGCTTGGGCAACGTATGGATTAGGAACTGAAAACCAAAACCTGCCTGGCTATGTGGTGATGACTGAACTGGCATTGCCCCAAGGTGGCCCTGGCAACTGGAGCAATGGCTTTCTTCCCCCCAATTACCAAGGGACGCGATTAAGACCAGAAGGATCCCCGATTCTCGACTTAGCCCCTCCTTCTTTCAAAACCCGCGAGCACCAACGACGTGCGTTAAATGAATTGGCAGTTTTAAATTCCAACTATCAACAGTCGCTTAGTGATGACGATAAGCGATTGCTGGCACGCATGGAAAGTTACGAGTTAGCGTTCCGCATGCAATCGGAAGTGCCAGACGTTATCGATCTTGCCGGGGAAACAACGGCAACGCACCAAATGTACGGATTGGACCAGCCGGAAACGAAAGCCTTCGGCAGACAATGCTTGATGGCGCGTCGGCTCGTGGAGAAAGGAGTGCGATTCGTGCAGGTTTTCAGTGGCGGCTGGGATAGTCACGACTACCTAGAACGGGGACACACTTCCCGCATCAAGAGTGTCGACAAACCGATCGCTGCGTTGATTCGCGATCTCAAACAGCGAGGACTTCTGGAGGATACCTTGGTGATTTGGACTGGGGAGTTTGGACGTACGCCTGACAACAACAAACGTGGCGGCGTCTACTCGTTGGGGCGAGGCCACAACAACCAAGCGATGACAATGCTCATGGCCGGCGGTGGAGTTCGACCAGGGGTTGTCGGTGCCACCGATGAACTGGGACGGTCGGCGGTTGAGTGTGTTCATCCGATTCGAGACTTGCACGTCACATTGCTTCATTTGCTCGGGCTCGATGACAACAAGCTCACCTATTTTCACGGAGGACGTTTCAAGCAACTAAGTCAATTCGGTGGACAACTCATACCGGAATTGATCTCGTAG